The following proteins come from a genomic window of Micromonospora zamorensis:
- a CDS encoding sulfite exporter TauE/SafE family protein: MDAVTLSTLLAAAAMAGWVDAVVGGGGLLLLPALLVAAPGLPVATALGTNKLAAIFGTATAAATYARRTTVDWRVAAPAAGVAVLSAGVGAALAGAVPASAYRPVVLVVLVSVAVFVLLRPRMGVVAVPARRTPVRVAVVIAVAGVGIALYDGLIGPGTGTFLVLAFTAVIGADFVHGSAMAKVVNAGTNLGALVVFGVTGHVWWLLGAGMAVCNIAGAVLGARMALRRGSGFVRVVLLVVVVALVAKLGYDQWVAR; encoded by the coding sequence GTGGACGCCGTGACGCTGAGTACCCTGCTGGCCGCCGCCGCGATGGCCGGGTGGGTGGATGCCGTGGTCGGTGGTGGTGGGTTGTTGCTGCTGCCGGCGTTGTTGGTGGCTGCCCCGGGGTTGCCGGTGGCCACCGCGTTGGGCACGAACAAGTTGGCCGCGATCTTCGGTACGGCCACCGCGGCGGCGACGTACGCCCGCCGGACCACTGTCGACTGGCGGGTGGCGGCTCCGGCGGCGGGGGTGGCGGTGCTCAGCGCGGGGGTGGGCGCGGCGCTGGCCGGGGCGGTGCCGGCGTCGGCGTACCGGCCGGTCGTGCTGGTGGTGCTGGTGTCGGTGGCGGTGTTCGTGCTGCTGCGTCCCCGGATGGGGGTGGTGGCGGTGCCGGCGAGGCGGACTCCGGTGCGGGTGGCGGTGGTGATCGCGGTGGCCGGGGTGGGCATCGCCCTGTACGACGGTCTGATCGGTCCGGGGACCGGCACGTTCCTGGTGTTGGCGTTCACCGCTGTGATCGGCGCGGACTTCGTGCACGGCTCGGCGATGGCGAAGGTCGTCAACGCGGGCACGAACCTGGGTGCGTTGGTGGTGTTCGGGGTGACCGGGCACGTGTGGTGGCTGCTGGGCGCGGGGATGGCGGTGTGCAACATCGCCGGCGCGGTGCTGGGGGCGCGGATGGCGTTGCGCCGCGGGTCGGGGTTCGTGCGGGTGGTGCTGCTGGTCGTGGTCGTGGCGTTGGTCGCGAAGCTCGGGTACGACCAGTGGGTGGCCCGCTGA
- a CDS encoding DUF5999 family protein, translating into MCQHQPTCPSAEATDREAARVLACFREQGWSLLCNGVIVFEDTGELLPDGSSIAPHRGPARHALVA; encoded by the coding sequence ATGTGCCAGCACCAACCGACCTGCCCCTCTGCTGAAGCCACCGATCGGGAAGCCGCGCGAGTCCTCGCTTGCTTCCGTGAGCAGGGCTGGAGCCTGCTCTGCAATGGTGTCATCGTCTTCGAGGACACCGGCGAGCTGCTCCCCGACGGCAGCAGCATCGCACCGCACCGTGGCCCCGCCCGTCACGCCCTCGTCGCCTGA
- the def gene encoding peptide deformylase, whose translation MTMRPIRIIGDPVLRTECEPVTTFDAELRALVTDLMDTLLGAPGRAGVAAPQIGVSAQVFVYDADGHRGHLINPTLELSDELQDDEEGCLSIPGLYFPTARALHATARGVDQHGEPLTIAGSGFLARALQHETDHLRGTLYVDTLRGDIRRRALREIRAGRFDSPSRRR comes from the coding sequence ATGACCATGCGGCCCATCCGGATCATCGGCGACCCCGTCCTGCGCACCGAATGTGAACCGGTCACCACCTTCGACGCCGAGCTGCGGGCCCTGGTCACCGACCTGATGGACACCCTGCTCGGCGCCCCCGGCCGCGCCGGCGTCGCCGCACCCCAGATCGGCGTCAGCGCCCAGGTGTTCGTCTACGACGCCGACGGGCACCGCGGCCACCTGATCAACCCCACCCTCGAACTGTCCGACGAGCTCCAGGACGACGAGGAGGGCTGCCTGTCCATCCCCGGGCTGTACTTCCCGACCGCCCGGGCCCTGCACGCCACCGCCCGCGGCGTCGACCAGCACGGCGAACCGTTGACCATCGCCGGCAGCGGGTTCCTCGCCCGCGCCCTGCAACACGAGACCGACCACCTGCGCGGCACGCTCTACGTCGACACCCTGCGCGGTGACATCCGCCGCCGGGCCCTGCGCGAGATCCGCGCCGGCCGCTTCGACTCACCCAGCCGCCGCCGCTGA
- the gcvP gene encoding aminomethyl-transferring glycine dehydrogenase, translating into MTVEQFATRHIGPGPDDERRMLEVVGHGSIDELMDAAIPEVIRWHGTLDLPDPATEAETIAELRALAARNTVAVSMIGLGYHGTHTPAVIRRNVLEDPAWYTAYTPYQPEISQGRLEALLNFQTMVTDLTGLATANASMLDEGTAAAEAMTLARRASKSKSRVYVVDADALPQTIAVIASRAEPLGIEVRVVDVERDEVPAEFFGLHLQYPGASGAVRDHSALVEAAHAAGALVTVAADLLALTLLRAPGEIGADIAAGTTQRFGVPMGFGGPHAGYLAVRAGLERMLPGRLVGVSRDADGNPAYRLALQTREQHIRREKATSNICTAQVLLAVMAGMYAVYHGPDGLRDIAGRTHQMAARLAAGLRAGGVDVADVAFFDTVTVSVPGRAAQVVAAAAERGVNLRLVDADRVGVSCDETTTLAHLAQVWAAFGVPAFDGAVDAALPVDLARTSDFLTHPVFRSHHSETAMLRYLRRLSDFDYALDRGMIPLGSCTMKLNATTEMEPISWAEFAHIHPFAPDAQTAGYREMIGQLESWLAEVTGYDAVSVQPNAGSQGELAGLLAIRSYHASRGESHRDVCLIPSSAHGTNAASAVMAGMRVVVVACDDDGNVDLVDLDAKIDKHRDTLAGIMVTYPSTHGVYETGIASLCAKVHDAGGQVYVDGANLNALVGFAKPGKFGADVSHLNLHKTFCIPHGGGGPGVGPVAVRAHLAPFLPGDPLGAHADSTPAISAAKYGSAGILPIPWAYLRMMGAEGLTRATGVAVLAANYVAARLRGHFPVLYAGNKGLVAHECILDLRPLTKATGVSVDDVAKRLIDYGFHAPTMSFPVAGTLMVEPTESEDLAELDRFCDAMIAIRAEIEQVDFGAWPLGDNPLANAPHTAAMVSGDEWPHPYPRSVGAYPAGVDRAGKYWPPVRRIDGAYGDRNLVCSCPSPEAFED; encoded by the coding sequence ATGACCGTAGAGCAGTTCGCCACCCGTCACATCGGTCCCGGCCCCGACGACGAGCGTCGGATGTTGGAGGTCGTCGGGCACGGCTCGATCGACGAGCTGATGGACGCCGCGATCCCCGAGGTGATCCGCTGGCACGGCACCCTCGACCTGCCGGACCCGGCCACCGAGGCCGAGACGATCGCCGAGCTGCGCGCCCTGGCGGCCCGCAACACCGTCGCCGTCTCCATGATCGGTCTGGGCTACCACGGCACGCACACCCCGGCGGTGATCCGCCGTAACGTGCTGGAGGACCCAGCGTGGTACACGGCGTACACGCCGTACCAGCCGGAGATCAGCCAGGGCCGCCTGGAGGCGCTGCTGAACTTCCAGACGATGGTCACCGACCTGACCGGCCTGGCCACCGCGAACGCCTCCATGCTCGACGAGGGCACCGCCGCGGCCGAGGCCATGACCCTCGCGCGGCGGGCCTCCAAGAGCAAGAGCCGGGTGTACGTCGTCGACGCCGACGCGTTGCCGCAGACCATCGCGGTCATCGCCAGTCGGGCGGAGCCGCTGGGCATCGAGGTGCGGGTCGTCGACGTCGAGCGCGACGAGGTGCCGGCGGAGTTCTTCGGCCTGCACCTGCAGTACCCGGGGGCGTCCGGGGCGGTCCGGGACCACAGCGCCCTCGTCGAGGCCGCACACGCCGCCGGGGCTCTCGTCACGGTCGCCGCGGACCTGTTGGCGTTGACGCTGCTGCGGGCGCCGGGGGAGATCGGGGCGGACATCGCCGCCGGCACCACCCAGCGCTTCGGCGTACCGATGGGCTTCGGTGGGCCCCACGCCGGTTACCTGGCGGTGCGGGCGGGCCTGGAGCGGATGCTGCCCGGGCGCCTGGTCGGGGTGTCGCGCGACGCGGACGGCAACCCGGCCTACCGGTTGGCGTTGCAGACCCGTGAGCAGCACATCCGGCGGGAGAAGGCGACCAGCAACATCTGCACCGCGCAGGTGCTGCTCGCCGTGATGGCCGGCATGTACGCCGTCTACCACGGCCCGGACGGGCTGCGTGACATCGCGGGGCGTACCCATCAGATGGCGGCGCGGCTCGCGGCCGGGCTGCGCGCCGGCGGCGTGGACGTCGCGGACGTCGCGTTCTTCGACACCGTGACCGTCAGCGTGCCGGGCCGGGCCGCGCAGGTCGTCGCGGCGGCCGCCGAGCGGGGCGTGAACCTGCGGCTGGTCGACGCCGACCGGGTGGGCGTGTCCTGCGACGAGACCACCACGCTCGCGCACCTGGCGCAGGTGTGGGCGGCGTTCGGGGTGCCCGCGTTCGACGGGGCCGTGGACGCGGCCCTGCCTGTCGACCTGGCCCGCACCAGTGACTTCCTCACCCACCCGGTGTTCCGCAGCCACCACTCCGAGACGGCGATGCTGCGCTACCTGCGCCGGCTGTCGGACTTCGACTACGCCCTGGACCGGGGCATGATCCCACTCGGGTCGTGCACGATGAAGCTGAACGCGACCACCGAGATGGAGCCGATCAGCTGGGCGGAGTTCGCGCACATCCACCCGTTCGCGCCGGACGCGCAGACCGCCGGGTACCGGGAGATGATCGGCCAACTGGAGTCGTGGCTGGCCGAGGTGACCGGCTACGACGCGGTCAGCGTGCAGCCCAACGCGGGCTCCCAGGGTGAACTGGCCGGGTTGCTGGCGATCCGCTCCTACCACGCCTCGCGGGGTGAGTCGCACCGCGACGTGTGCCTCATCCCGTCGTCGGCGCACGGCACCAACGCGGCGTCGGCGGTGATGGCCGGCATGCGGGTCGTCGTGGTGGCCTGCGACGACGACGGCAACGTCGACCTGGTCGACCTCGACGCGAAGATCGACAAGCACCGGGACACGCTCGCCGGGATCATGGTGACGTACCCGTCGACGCACGGCGTGTACGAGACCGGCATCGCGTCGCTGTGCGCGAAGGTCCACGACGCCGGCGGTCAGGTGTACGTCGACGGGGCGAACCTCAACGCCCTGGTCGGGTTCGCGAAGCCGGGCAAGTTCGGTGCGGACGTGTCGCACCTGAACCTGCACAAGACGTTCTGCATTCCGCACGGGGGCGGTGGCCCCGGCGTGGGTCCGGTCGCGGTGCGCGCGCACCTGGCGCCGTTCCTGCCCGGTGACCCGCTGGGCGCGCACGCGGACTCCACGCCGGCGATCTCGGCGGCGAAGTACGGGTCGGCGGGGATCCTGCCGATCCCGTGGGCGTACCTGCGGATGATGGGTGCCGAGGGGCTGACCCGGGCGACCGGTGTGGCGGTCCTGGCGGCGAACTACGTGGCGGCGCGCCTGCGGGGACACTTCCCGGTGCTGTACGCCGGCAACAAGGGCCTGGTGGCGCACGAGTGCATCCTCGACCTGCGGCCGTTGACGAAGGCGACCGGGGTGAGCGTCGACGACGTGGCGAAGCGGCTGATCGACTACGGCTTCCACGCGCCGACGATGTCGTTCCCGGTGGCGGGGACGCTGATGGTGGAGCCGACCGAGAGCGAGGACCTGGCCGAGCTGGACCGGTTCTGCGACGCGATGATCGCGATCCGGGCGGAGATCGAGCAGGTGGATTTCGGGGCGTGGCCGCTAGGGGACAACCCCCTGGCCAACGCGCCGCACACCGCGGCGATGGTCAGCGGTGACGAGTGGCCGCACCCGTACCCGCGGTCGGTGGGCGCGTACCCGGCCGGGGTGGACCGGGCCGGGAAGTACTGGCCGCCGGTGCGGCGTATCGACGGCGCGTACGGCGACCGGAACCTGGTCTGCTCGTGCCCGTCGCCGGAGGCGTTCGAGGACTGA
- a CDS encoding GNAT family N-acetyltransferase: MAVRPEHDRAVLARLLGRDPVLHAYQLGDLDDFFWPYTSWFRSGEQVALLYRGVDPPTLLAFAAPVDTAALAALLADLAPGLPARLYAHLSPGLSDVLAGSFRLDSGGVHHRMALTDPARLSAVRPEGVVLGPVELPGLRRLYERAYPGNWFDPRMLDTGQYLGVREGGELVAVAGVHVWSPAYRVAALGNVTTHPLWRGRGLGAAVVAALCVRLRETVEHVTLNVKADNTAAVRLYERVGFTRVADYEEWTLTAR, translated from the coding sequence ATGGCGGTACGCCCCGAGCATGACCGTGCGGTCCTGGCGCGGTTGCTGGGCCGTGATCCGGTGCTGCACGCCTACCAGTTGGGTGACCTGGACGACTTCTTCTGGCCGTACACCTCGTGGTTTCGCTCCGGTGAGCAGGTCGCGTTGCTCTATCGCGGGGTGGACCCGCCGACGCTGCTGGCGTTCGCGGCGCCGGTGGACACCGCGGCGCTGGCGGCGTTGCTGGCCGACCTTGCGCCAGGGCTGCCCGCCCGGTTGTACGCGCACCTCTCCCCCGGGCTGTCCGACGTGCTGGCCGGGTCGTTCCGGTTGGATTCCGGTGGCGTGCACCACCGGATGGCGTTGACCGATCCGGCCCGGTTGTCGGCGGTGCGTCCGGAGGGTGTGGTGCTCGGGCCGGTGGAGCTGCCGGGGTTGCGCCGCCTGTACGAGCGGGCGTACCCGGGGAACTGGTTCGATCCTCGGATGCTGGACACCGGGCAGTACCTGGGCGTACGCGAGGGCGGTGAGCTGGTGGCGGTGGCCGGGGTGCATGTGTGGTCCCCGGCCTACCGGGTGGCGGCGTTGGGCAACGTCACGACCCATCCGCTGTGGCGTGGACGGGGGCTGGGCGCGGCGGTGGTGGCGGCGCTGTGTGTCCGGCTGCGCGAGACCGTGGAGCACGTCACGTTGAACGTGAAGGCGGACAACACGGCGGCGGTAAGGCTCTACGAGCGGGTGGGGTTCACCCGGGTCGCCGACTACGAGGAGTGGACGCTGACGGCCCGGTGA
- a CDS encoding NAD-dependent protein deacetylase, with the protein MTESFDALTSLVAGGGVVVLSGAGLSTESGIPDYRGPSGVARRHTPMTFQAFTRDPLARRRYWARSHLGWRLIAGAAPNAGHRAVAGLQRAGLVDAVITQNVDGLHGAAGSTSVIELHGRLDEVTCLDCGNLTSREELDRRLREANPDFVARVAAVNPDGDVDLPDEQVAAFRPVDCGICGTGMLKPDVVFFGETVPPQRVARCFTAVEQARSLLVLGSSLTVMSGRRFVIRAAKQGIPVAIVNQGPTRGDAHASVCVDAPLGALLPELAARVAGNAATVGV; encoded by the coding sequence GTGACGGAGAGCTTCGACGCGTTGACCTCGCTGGTGGCCGGTGGTGGGGTGGTGGTGCTCAGCGGTGCGGGCCTGTCCACCGAGTCGGGCATCCCCGACTATCGGGGGCCCAGCGGGGTGGCCCGGCGGCACACCCCGATGACGTTCCAGGCGTTCACCCGTGACCCCCTCGCCCGGCGGCGCTACTGGGCGCGCAGCCACCTGGGATGGCGGTTGATCGCGGGCGCGGCGCCCAACGCCGGGCACCGGGCGGTCGCCGGGCTGCAACGGGCCGGGCTGGTCGACGCGGTGATCACCCAGAACGTCGACGGTCTGCACGGCGCGGCCGGCAGCACGTCGGTGATCGAGTTGCATGGTCGCCTCGACGAGGTGACCTGCCTGGACTGCGGCAACCTGACCTCCCGGGAGGAACTGGACCGGCGGCTGCGCGAGGCCAACCCGGATTTCGTGGCCCGGGTCGCCGCGGTCAACCCGGACGGTGATGTGGATCTCCCCGACGAGCAGGTGGCGGCGTTCCGGCCGGTGGACTGCGGGATCTGCGGCACCGGCATGTTGAAGCCCGACGTGGTGTTCTTCGGCGAGACGGTGCCACCGCAGCGGGTGGCGCGCTGCTTCACGGCCGTGGAGCAGGCCCGGTCGTTGCTGGTGCTGGGGTCGTCGTTGACGGTGATGTCGGGCCGACGTTTCGTGATTCGGGCGGCGAAACAGGGCATCCCGGTGGCGATCGTCAACCAGGGTCCGACGCGTGGCGACGCACACGCCAGCGTGTGCGTCGACGCCCCGTTGGGTGCGCTGCTGCCGGAGCTGGCCGCCCGGGTCGCCGGCAACGCGGCGACGGTCGGGGTCTGA
- a CDS encoding M14 family zinc carboxypeptidase codes for MRRQRSTFIAVSTLIALTLTTAPTPANAQSAAEPHQVTALTVRQADGYATLAWQPVDGATDYQIERTAVDANGTPTGAPTIVGIWRPNRQINQQAPTFADAGFNPGDTFQWRVRARTDTTEQPYSDPVVATTTAPWGNPTTPGEQLRTGWETTHAAQYTSDADEYAYTAAIDALSDRVRVVELGRTVQNRPINMMVIGHPTPATTPEAVAATAPVAINCNVHGNEPGDREACLIMARQLAFSTDPRITDLLSRTTVLIVPTINGDGRANNTRGNSTGQDLNRDYSLIRQPETAAYIKMVRDYRPVAGYDGHEFGNSRAGDLPMLPPRHQNVAQPIFDQSQDMIEGHMYAKGAEAGWWACPYGCEGGGNIGLSEETILRNTLGLKNVANSLLELRSSGGQTRPDEGNTANNRRRKTYSALWTFQQFLDYHRADRADILNSRAQSIEIQAANTGRLVFRGSRPIPAYPAPHPGDSPPPLDAPRADLILDNAPCAYKLTDEQYNGARTDGPGGVGTTVAQRIAAHGWKVIKTEDGYYVPLNQPERGLIPLLLDTKGVEKLTDGERVYPTLTGRRNGPLTVSGFTCADDATINGPVTVRAGAALVATGTTISGPVTATGAAGILLADSTINGPVQITKTTNAVSVIDVTIAGPVSLTGNTTGTDAPLLAGNTIRGPLNCTANSPAPTNLGVANTVHGPRTTQCAAL; via the coding sequence ATGAGACGTCAGCGATCCACCTTCATCGCCGTATCCACCCTCATCGCTCTCACCCTCACCACCGCACCCACCCCCGCCAACGCCCAGAGCGCCGCGGAACCCCACCAGGTCACCGCCCTCACCGTCCGCCAAGCCGACGGGTACGCCACCCTCGCCTGGCAACCCGTCGACGGCGCCACCGACTACCAGATCGAACGCACCGCCGTCGACGCCAACGGCACCCCCACCGGCGCACCGACCATCGTCGGTATCTGGCGACCCAACCGCCAGATCAACCAACAGGCACCCACCTTCGCCGACGCCGGCTTCAACCCCGGCGACACCTTCCAGTGGCGCGTACGCGCCCGCACCGACACCACCGAACAGCCCTACTCCGACCCGGTCGTCGCCACCACCACCGCACCCTGGGGCAACCCCACGACCCCCGGCGAGCAACTGCGCACCGGCTGGGAGACCACCCACGCCGCGCAATACACCAGCGACGCCGACGAGTACGCCTACACCGCCGCCATCGACGCCCTCAGCGACCGCGTCCGCGTCGTCGAACTCGGCCGCACCGTGCAGAACCGACCCATCAACATGATGGTCATCGGCCACCCCACCCCGGCGACCACCCCGGAGGCAGTCGCCGCCACCGCACCGGTGGCCATCAACTGCAACGTGCACGGCAACGAACCGGGCGACCGCGAGGCCTGCCTCATCATGGCCCGGCAACTCGCCTTCAGCACCGACCCCCGCATCACGGACCTGCTCAGCCGAACCACCGTCCTGATCGTCCCCACCATCAACGGCGACGGCCGGGCCAACAACACCCGCGGCAACTCCACCGGCCAGGACCTCAACCGCGACTACTCGCTCATCCGCCAGCCGGAAACCGCCGCGTACATCAAGATGGTCCGCGACTACCGACCCGTCGCCGGCTACGACGGCCACGAGTTCGGCAACTCCCGCGCCGGGGACCTGCCCATGCTGCCCCCGCGGCACCAGAACGTCGCCCAACCCATCTTCGACCAGTCCCAGGACATGATCGAAGGTCACATGTACGCCAAGGGCGCCGAAGCCGGCTGGTGGGCCTGCCCCTACGGCTGCGAAGGCGGCGGCAACATCGGCCTCAGCGAGGAAACCATCCTGCGCAACACCCTCGGCCTCAAGAACGTCGCCAACTCCCTGCTCGAACTGCGCAGCTCCGGCGGTCAGACCCGACCCGACGAGGGCAACACCGCCAACAACCGGCGCCGCAAGACCTACTCCGCGCTGTGGACGTTCCAGCAGTTCCTCGACTACCACCGCGCCGACCGTGCCGACATCCTCAACTCCCGCGCCCAGTCCATCGAGATCCAGGCCGCCAACACCGGCCGCCTCGTCTTCCGCGGCTCCCGCCCCATCCCGGCCTACCCCGCCCCGCACCCCGGCGACAGCCCGCCGCCGCTGGACGCACCCCGCGCCGACCTCATCCTCGACAACGCCCCCTGCGCCTACAAACTCACCGACGAGCAGTACAACGGCGCCCGCACCGACGGACCCGGCGGCGTCGGCACCACCGTCGCGCAACGCATCGCCGCACACGGCTGGAAGGTCATCAAGACCGAGGACGGCTACTACGTCCCCCTCAACCAACCCGAACGCGGCCTCATCCCGCTGCTGCTCGACACCAAGGGCGTGGAGAAGCTGACCGACGGTGAACGCGTCTACCCGACCCTCACCGGCCGACGCAACGGACCACTGACCGTCTCCGGCTTCACCTGCGCCGACGACGCCACCATCAACGGCCCCGTCACCGTCCGGGCCGGCGCGGCACTCGTCGCGACCGGAACGACCATCAGCGGCCCGGTCACCGCCACCGGCGCCGCCGGCATCCTCCTCGCCGACAGCACCATCAACGGCCCGGTCCAGATCACGAAGACCACCAACGCGGTCTCCGTCATCGACGTCACCATCGCCGGCCCCGTCAGCCTGACCGGCAACACCACCGGCACCGACGCACCCCTGCTGGCCGGAAACACCATCCGCGGCCCGCTCAACTGCACGGCAAACAGCCCCGCCCCGACCAACCTGGGCGTCGCCAACACCGTGCACGGCCCCCGCACCACCCAGTGCGCGGCACTCTGA
- a CDS encoding chorismate-binding protein, with protein MRKVGPYGVETLPQVGAAGSGSAQLAAGSGSATLAAGSGSATLAAGSGSATLAAGSGPTALVDVPAAPAACRGALTERVRLQWRLSDGGDPAALAEEFLAAHGMPLHDLTRPATRQHDTGVCGAALYLSAAAGAHLAGAPGAAPEPAPTLPDLAVVVYDHRPTRATPPGAPASPWWLGEWTESWTPRQHADAVDQVRAAIGRGDVYQTNLVGHAAARYAGDPLPALSRLGALPGARYGGVLTGDGWAIGCASPETLIEVTDGHLITRPIKGTRPATATGRAELHASAKERAEHVMIVDLERNDLARIARTGTVTVDDLFTVRRWCDLWQAESTVRAAAADGLGLADLLRATCPGGSVTGAPKRAALTQIAALEPVGRGASMGALGWVAPGRVDLGLTIRTAAADGQHLHTWAGGGITWDSDASAEVAEAAAKTAPIRATLAGR; from the coding sequence ATGAGGAAGGTCGGACCGTACGGCGTGGAAACGCTCCCACAGGTTGGTGCCGCGGGCAGCGGCTCAGCTCAGTTGGCCGCGGGCAGCGGCTCAGCCACGTTGGCCGCGGGCAGCGGCTCAGCCACGTTGGCCGCGGGCAGCGGCTCAGCCACGTTGGCCGCGGGCAGCGGCCCGACCGCGTTGGTCGATGTGCCGGCGGCGCCGGCCGCGTGCCGAGGCGCCCTGACCGAACGCGTCCGACTGCAGTGGCGCCTCAGTGACGGCGGCGACCCCGCCGCACTCGCCGAGGAGTTCCTCGCCGCGCACGGCATGCCACTGCACGACCTCACCCGGCCGGCCACCCGCCAGCACGACACCGGGGTCTGCGGGGCGGCGCTCTACCTGTCCGCCGCGGCCGGGGCCCACCTGGCCGGTGCGCCCGGCGCGGCGCCCGAGCCCGCGCCGACCCTGCCCGACCTCGCCGTCGTCGTCTACGACCACCGCCCCACCCGGGCCACCCCACCGGGCGCACCGGCGTCGCCGTGGTGGCTCGGCGAGTGGACCGAGAGCTGGACGCCGCGTCAACACGCCGACGCCGTCGACCAGGTCCGCGCCGCCATCGGCCGCGGCGACGTCTACCAGACCAACCTCGTCGGGCACGCCGCCGCCCGCTACGCCGGCGACCCCCTGCCCGCCCTCAGCCGCCTCGGCGCGCTCCCCGGCGCCCGCTACGGCGGCGTCCTCACCGGCGACGGCTGGGCCATCGGCTGCGCCTCCCCGGAAACCCTCATCGAGGTCACCGACGGACACCTGATCACCCGACCCATCAAGGGCACCCGCCCGGCCACCGCCACCGGCCGCGCCGAACTCCACGCCAGCGCCAAGGAACGCGCCGAACACGTCATGATCGTCGACCTGGAACGCAACGACCTCGCCCGCATCGCCCGCACCGGCACCGTCACCGTCGACGACCTGTTCACCGTCCGCCGCTGGTGCGACCTATGGCAGGCCGAGTCGACAGTCCGCGCCGCGGCCGCCGACGGCCTCGGCCTCGCCGACCTGCTGCGCGCCACCTGCCCCGGCGGGTCCGTCACCGGCGCGCCCAAACGCGCCGCCCTCACCCAGATCGCCGCCCTCGAACCCGTCGGTCGCGGCGCCAGCATGGGCGCGCTGGGCTGGGTAGCCCCCGGCCGCGTCGACCTCGGCCTGACCATCCGCACCGCCGCCGCCGACGGCCAGCACCTGCACACCTGGGCAGGCGGCGGCATCACCTGGGACAGCGACGCGTCCGCCGAGGTCGCCGAAGCCGCCGCGAAGACAGCCCCGATCCGCGCCACCCTGGCCGGGCGGTGA
- a CDS encoding endonuclease/exonuclease/phosphatase family protein, giving the protein MRLATFNLLHGRSLTDGLVDSDRLADAVRALDADVLALQEVDRDQHRSGKLDLTAIAARALDAPHHRFAAAVVGTPGEHFRPLRHDDDGHGEPCYGIGLISRHPVRSWHITRLKPAPVRSPVYVPGPRGGLILLHDEPRVVLAAILDTPYGPLTVAATHLSFVPGWNARQLRQTVRALRALPAPRVLLGDLNLPAVAARLVSGWHPLGRRPTYPSGQPRVQLDHILADRHALDQLPPVRAVTAPASTISDHRPLLVDLG; this is encoded by the coding sequence GTGCGCCTGGCCACCTTCAACCTGCTGCACGGACGATCCCTCACCGACGGGCTCGTCGACTCCGACCGCCTCGCCGACGCCGTACGCGCCCTCGACGCCGACGTGCTCGCCCTGCAGGAGGTCGACCGCGACCAACACCGCAGCGGCAAACTCGACCTCACCGCCATCGCCGCCCGCGCCCTCGACGCACCCCACCACCGCTTCGCCGCCGCCGTCGTCGGCACCCCCGGGGAACACTTCCGCCCGCTGCGCCACGACGACGACGGGCACGGCGAACCCTGCTACGGCATCGGCCTCATCAGCCGACACCCCGTACGCAGCTGGCACATCACCCGACTCAAACCGGCGCCCGTCCGCTCACCGGTCTACGTGCCAGGCCCCCGCGGCGGCCTGATCCTGCTGCACGACGAACCCCGCGTCGTGCTCGCCGCCATCCTCGACACCCCGTACGGCCCGCTCACCGTGGCCGCGACACACCTGTCCTTCGTGCCCGGCTGGAACGCCCGCCAACTGCGACAGACCGTCCGCGCCCTGCGCGCCCTGCCCGCCCCCCGCGTCCTGCTCGGCGACCTCAACCTGCCCGCCGTCGCGGCCCGCCTCGTCTCCGGCTGGCATCCACTGGGCCGCCGGCCCACCTACCCCTCCGGGCAGCCCCGCGTCCAACTCGACCACATCCTCGCCGACCGGCACGCCCTCGACCAGCTCCCACCGGTACGGGCGGTCACCGCACCGGCGTCCACCATCTCCGACCACCGCCCCCTGCTGGTCGACCTCGGCTGA